One genomic region from Aggregicoccus sp. 17bor-14 encodes:
- a CDS encoding carboxylate--amine ligase, whose protein sequence is MNVVFLSPHFPPQYPHFVSALRERGVRVLGVGDAPQDSLPGELRGALAEYYYVPSLGDADALLRAVGYFTWRHGRIARIESLNESWLAVEAELREAFHVPGLLPADLERLRTKAGMARVFEEAGVPHPPTLRVRDPAGLKAFAARVGYPLVLKPNVGVGAAQTFGVASDAEVDRALAGSVGDRVAQPYVKGTIVTYDGMVDREGEPFFSLSHEYSDGVMETVNEARDISFWSLKSTPPELERLGRACLRALGLRERWFHLEFFRLADGSYVALEANLRPPGAFMTDMMNYACDVDVYRLWARLVTGDLMKGFSYTPRSHICHSARRAERAYRLDTGELLGRLGDRLVLHRTLPSVYHAAMGHEMYLTRHADLQDLRECVRIIQARA, encoded by the coding sequence GTGAACGTCGTCTTCCTCTCCCCGCACTTCCCGCCGCAGTACCCGCACTTCGTCTCGGCGCTGCGCGAGCGCGGGGTGCGCGTGCTGGGAGTGGGGGATGCGCCGCAGGACTCCCTGCCGGGCGAGCTGCGGGGCGCGCTCGCCGAGTACTACTACGTGCCGAGCCTCGGGGACGCGGACGCACTGCTGCGCGCGGTGGGCTACTTCACCTGGCGCCACGGGCGCATCGCGCGCATCGAGAGCCTCAACGAGAGCTGGCTCGCGGTGGAGGCGGAGCTGCGCGAGGCCTTCCACGTGCCGGGGCTGCTGCCCGCGGACCTCGAGCGGCTGCGCACCAAGGCCGGCATGGCGCGCGTCTTCGAGGAGGCCGGGGTCCCGCACCCGCCCACCCTGCGCGTGAGGGACCCCGCGGGGCTCAAGGCCTTCGCCGCGCGCGTGGGCTACCCGCTGGTGCTCAAGCCCAACGTGGGCGTGGGCGCGGCGCAGACCTTCGGCGTGGCGAGCGACGCGGAGGTGGACCGGGCGCTCGCGGGCAGCGTGGGCGACCGCGTGGCGCAGCCCTACGTGAAGGGCACCATCGTCACCTACGACGGCATGGTGGACCGCGAGGGCGAGCCCTTCTTCTCGCTCAGCCACGAGTACAGCGACGGCGTGATGGAGACGGTGAACGAGGCGCGCGACATCTCCTTCTGGAGCCTCAAGAGCACCCCGCCCGAGCTCGAGCGCCTCGGGCGCGCCTGCCTGCGCGCGCTGGGGCTGCGCGAGCGCTGGTTCCATCTCGAGTTCTTCCGGCTCGCAGACGGCTCGTACGTCGCGCTCGAGGCGAACCTGCGCCCGCCCGGCGCCTTCATGACGGACATGATGAACTACGCCTGCGACGTGGACGTGTACCGGCTGTGGGCGCGCCTGGTGACGGGCGACCTGATGAAGGGCTTCAGCTACACGCCGCGCTCCCACATCTGCCACAGCGCGCGCCGCGCCGAGCGCGCCTACCGCCTGGACACCGGCGAGCTGCTGGGGCGGCTCGGGGACCGGCTCGTGCTGCACCGCACGCTGCCCTCCGTGTACCACGCGGCCATGGGCCACGAGATGTACCTCACCCGCCACGCGGACCTGCAGGACCTGCGCGAGTGCGTGCGCATTATCCAGGCTCGCGCCTAA
- a CDS encoding DUF2378 family protein, translating to MSAVGTGGRKEPRERLTYGSVVEGLLRHGLQGQVPPGLRARLQRIGVDVERPLLPAYPLPVWLHCLWAIIEELYPGQPPEQAFRALGARTTEGYSHTLVGRAIGVLTRMLGPRRTVLRIPQLLASTDNWSRVEVLERGPCHFELWHNAALGTPGYLEGVLEALLREAGAKEPRARALELGEAHTLYELRWGDGLTRAPG from the coding sequence GTGAGCGCCGTGGGCACGGGCGGCCGGAAGGAGCCCCGCGAGCGCCTCACCTACGGCAGCGTGGTGGAGGGGCTCCTGCGCCACGGGCTGCAGGGGCAGGTACCGCCGGGCTTGCGCGCGCGGCTGCAGCGCATCGGGGTGGACGTGGAGCGGCCGCTCCTGCCCGCCTACCCGCTCCCGGTGTGGCTGCACTGCCTGTGGGCCATCATCGAGGAGCTGTACCCGGGCCAGCCCCCCGAGCAGGCCTTCCGCGCGCTGGGGGCGCGCACCACCGAGGGCTACAGCCACACGCTGGTGGGGCGGGCGATCGGGGTGCTCACCCGCATGCTGGGCCCGCGCCGCACGGTGCTGCGCATCCCGCAGCTGCTCGCCAGCACGGACAACTGGAGCCGCGTCGAGGTCCTCGAGCGCGGGCCCTGCCACTTCGAGCTGTGGCACAACGCGGCGCTCGGCACCCCGGGCTACCTGGAGGGGGTGCTCGAGGCGCTGCTGCGCGAGGCCGGGGCGAAGGAGCCGCGCGCGCGGGCGCTGGAGCTGGGCGAGGCGCACACCCTCTACGAGCTGCGCTGGGGCGATGGGCTCACGCGCGCGCCTGGTTAG
- a CDS encoding DUF2378 family protein, translated as MPMRRPEPSERLVYASVVEGLLRHGVQEPLPLVLKERLRHIGVDVDRPLLPAYPVPMWMHCLRAVAEELYPGEPLERALRALAVRHAEGYGHTVVGHALYAVARMMGPRRMVHRLPHLLASGDNYTRAELLELAPAHYELRMNSEVDMPGYAEGLMEALLGLSGAREPQVQELERGDGHTRFSLRWAG; from the coding sequence ATGCCGATGCGCCGCCCCGAGCCCTCCGAGCGCCTCGTCTACGCGAGCGTCGTGGAGGGGCTCTTGCGCCACGGGGTGCAGGAGCCGCTGCCGCTGGTGCTCAAGGAGCGGCTGCGCCACATCGGGGTGGACGTGGACCGGCCGCTGCTTCCCGCCTACCCCGTGCCCATGTGGATGCACTGCCTGCGCGCGGTGGCCGAGGAGCTGTACCCGGGCGAGCCGCTGGAGCGGGCCCTGCGGGCACTTGCGGTGCGCCACGCGGAGGGCTACGGCCACACCGTGGTGGGCCACGCGCTCTACGCGGTGGCGCGCATGATGGGGCCGCGGCGCATGGTGCACCGGCTGCCGCACCTGCTCGCCTCGGGGGACAACTACACCCGCGCCGAGCTGCTGGAGCTCGCGCCCGCGCACTACGAGCTGCGCATGAACTCGGAGGTCGACATGCCGGGCTACGCGGAGGGGCTGATGGAGGCGCTGCTCGGGCTCTCCGGCGCGCGCGAGCCACAGGTGCAGGAGCTGGAGCGCGGCGACGGCCACACGCGCTTCTCGCTGCGCTGGGCGGGGTGA
- a CDS encoding alpha/beta hydrolase gives MGHVHILRDFHSPPEGFARTVRIYTPDAYDAEPGRRVPVLYMQDGQNVFAHPESATYDTWCANTAIERLAGEGRLEPWLIVGIDSGAGRLAEYSPWDEPRAGIKARGPEYARFLVEHLKPWVDRTYRTRPGPESTAVIGSSLGGLISLYLGLAYPHVFGRVGGMSPTVMWSEGRLFHAWQQHSRQWSRIYLDAGSNEHIEAGGMPLNYGEATRDFFHHLRRLGYGDHELFLVLEPGGIHHERDWQRRLPLALRWLLS, from the coding sequence ATGGGCCACGTGCACATCCTCCGAGACTTCCACTCCCCGCCCGAGGGCTTCGCCCGCACGGTGCGCATCTACACGCCGGATGCCTACGACGCCGAGCCGGGCCGCCGCGTCCCCGTCCTCTACATGCAGGACGGGCAGAACGTCTTCGCCCACCCCGAGAGCGCCACCTACGACACCTGGTGCGCGAACACCGCCATCGAGCGGCTGGCAGGCGAGGGCCGGCTCGAGCCCTGGCTCATCGTGGGCATCGACTCGGGGGCCGGGCGGCTCGCCGAGTACTCGCCCTGGGACGAGCCGCGCGCCGGCATCAAGGCCCGCGGCCCCGAGTACGCGCGCTTCCTCGTGGAGCACCTCAAGCCCTGGGTGGACCGCACCTACCGCACGCGGCCCGGCCCCGAGTCCACCGCCGTCATCGGCTCGAGCCTCGGCGGGCTCATCTCGCTCTACCTCGGCCTCGCCTACCCGCACGTGTTCGGCCGCGTGGGCGGGATGAGCCCCACGGTGATGTGGAGCGAGGGCCGGCTCTTCCACGCCTGGCAGCAGCACTCGCGCCAGTGGAGCCGCATCTACCTGGATGCCGGGAGCAACGAGCACATCGAGGCGGGCGGCATGCCGCTCAACTACGGCGAGGCCACGCGCGACTTCTTCCACCACCTGCGCCGCCTGGGCTACGGGGACCACGAGCTGTTCCTCGTGCTGGAGCCGGGCGGCATCCACCACGAGCGCGACTGGCAGCGCCGGCTCCCGCTCGCGCTGCGCTGGCTGCTGAGCTGA